In the Gopherus flavomarginatus isolate rGopFla2 chromosome 6, rGopFla2.mat.asm, whole genome shotgun sequence genome, one interval contains:
- the PLAU gene encoding urokinase-type plasminogen activator, translating to MKLLIIISVMLGALVTSLESALTRQQQHMLSRKHKSGHQDCNCVNGGTCISYQLFSRITRCLCPEEYSGQHCEIDTKSQCYTENGQDYRGTVSKNKKNEECLSWDSPSLIRRDYHAGVRNALQLGLGKHNYCRNPDGKAKPWCYIKRGYRTLETDCDIQLCPTEREATCGQRSSSKYFKIVGGSIAAIESQPWIATIFHYSRKTGQNKFVCGGSLIDPCWVLTAAHCFSPLNTDPSGYTVVLGKSKLDATDDKEQTFQVERIINHHEYSDEGGDFNSDIALMKIKSASGHCAVESEYVKTICLPSENLVLMDNSQCEVSGYGKEDNWDIYYSKILKTANVNLISQSLCRDEYYDQTRVNDNMVCAGDVQWKSDACKGDSGGPLVCEHNGRMSLYGIVSWGDDCAKVKKPGVYTRVTKYLSWIESHMKGVNFKSRSLPKLK from the exons GCTTtgaccaggcagcagcagcacatgctATCAAGGAAACATAAATCAGGACACCAGG ATTGTAACTGTGTAAATGGAGGAACCTGCATTTCCTATCAACTCTTTTCCCGGATTACCCGTTGCTTATGTCCAGAAGAATACAGTGGACAACACTGTGAAATAG ACACTAAAAGCCAATGCTATACGGAGAACGGTCAGGACTACAGAGGGACTGTGTCAAAGAACAAGAAAAATGAAGAATGCTTATCGTGGGACTCTCCTTCACTAATTAGGAGGGATTACCATGCTGGTGTGAGAAATGCCCTGCAGCTTGGACTGGGGAAACACAACTACTGCAG AAACCCAGATGGAAAAGCTAAGCCCTGGTGTTACATTAAAAGGGGATATCGGACTTTGGAAACAGACTGTGACATACAACTGTGTCCCACAGAAAGAG AAGCCACATGTGGCCAGAGGAGCTCCAGCAAGTACTTCAAGATCGTGGGCGGGAGCATTGCAGCTATTGAGTCTCAGCCTTGGATAGCCACTATCTTCCATTATTCAAGGAAAACAGGGCAGAACAAATTTGTGTGTGGTGGCAGCCTCATTGACCCTTGCTGGGTGCTTACTGCTGCACACTGCTTCTCCCCGCT GAACACGGATCCATCAGGCTACACAGTTGTTCTTGGAAAGTCCAAGCTGGATGCTACTGATGACAAAGAACAAACATTTCAGGTGGAAAGAATCATCAATCATCATGAATATTCAGATGAAGGCGGTGACTTCAACAGTGATATTG CTCTCATGAAAATAAAGTCTGCTTCTGGACACTGTGCAGTAGAGTCTGAATATGTCAAAACTATCTGTTTACCGTCTGAAAACCTAGTACTGATGGATAATTCCCAGTGTGAAGTGTCTGGCTATGGGAAAGAAGACAACT GGGATATTTACTATTCCAAAATATTGAAGACAGCCAACGTGAACTTAATATCACAGTCATTGTGCCGGGACGAATACTATGACCAAACCAGGGTGAATGACAACATGGTCTGTGCTGGGGATGTGCAGTGGAAGTCTGATGCATGCAAG GGAGATTCTGGTGGACCACTGGTTTGCGAGCACAATGGCAGGATGTCGCTGTATGGGATCGTCAGCTGGGGAGATGATTGTGCTAAAGTAAAGAAGCCCGGCGTCTACACCAGAGTCACTAAATACCTTTCTTGGATTGAGTCCCACATGAAGGGAGTCAATTTCAAAAGCCGTAGCCTCCCTAAATTAAAGTGA